Below is a genomic region from Ascaphus truei isolate aAscTru1 chromosome 8, aAscTru1.hap1, whole genome shotgun sequence.
caccgtgtccatgtattttaaagtgatggtataggctcagttatttaaccactcgctcagtgttcctaaagagtttagcctaaggcgggatcagcgcctgttgaccggtgttggtgcacttgatgttatagtaccttccggtcatggcggtgaccggtacatcttcgcaaagggtcagatgaatcacggTCTGCCTCTTGGGTcttaatgtccagccgtctggtcccagacgactcgccagcaacctgctccgcacgcttgtctctttgtccctagctgtctacacagtaagggtgatgctcgctactactataggccgtccctgcagcacagcaaccttcggtgacttcagtgaacactcctaggggctacggggtagcctgtcctatgcaggtgggtcactgaccccctgcacccacactacctctctcttcacctcccggatcccctctgactactcaacctaaacctgcagcaaacacactgcactcacacagtacctgcagcaacccactgcactcaaccaATACCTGCTGCAACCCACTGcgctcacacggaacctgcagcaatcgcactgcactcaaccggtacctgcagcaacccactgcactcacacggaacctgcagcaaccgcactgcacacacactgaacctgcagctacactgcactgcacacacacactgtgcctacttgtcagtgctcacagcactaccagccgtgacactgacaagactgcacacacacacctaagggcagagtccctaacctaggggccgtccctcagtacctacccactaccctggtggggattggggcctgcctgggatctggggaactaccttacctggtgtaggagccacttgctccctacacccttccttccccttcctgctcccagctccaactgccaaacgtggtccccgcaacattgtatccttcctccacaggagaagctgcaaaaccctatttgctggctgtcTGCATGTGATGTGGGTGTCGCCTCTCCTTCCTTCCTGTACCTTGCATACGGACAGGAGGTAGCCAGGAGGAGATCTAATCCCAGCGGTGTCTTCCGAGTACCCGTGGGGCAGTCAACTGATGGCATAGGCAAAGGGAGATCCACACGTCACGAGTGCTACGGTGGCCTGTAAGTtccaatccaacgcgtttcgcaactGCTTCGTCAGGGAAGAAACCGCTGGCATTAGATCTCCTCCTGGCTACCTCCTGTCTGTGAGCAAGGTACAGGAAGGAAGGAGAGGCGacatgcccccaccccccccccccccgcatggaAATCTGAGGAGACGGCCCAGCAGGTGTGTGAAGGGGAAGGGATAAGATTGTTTGATTCCATGGAGCCTGAACCGTGAGCAGGACCACTACAAGAGAGCAAGGAGTCCACTGCCACGTGCTGGGAAGCTGTCCACAAACACTGGCTTGTCACGTGCTGTCTTCAAGTATCCTGAATAAGCTGAGACCGAGCCTCATCGATTAGGTGTAACCTCCGAAACTCCACGTGGACATGAATTTATAGACTGAAAATCACCCTAATCTGTAAGTGTATAAGATTAACTTAGTGTCTAAATAGGACAAGAACTCTTATTAATACATCGCTGTCCCCTTTTTTGTATTGATCTGTTCCTGCCTAACATCTGTACTTGAGTCATCGCGCTGGAGGACATCTTTCTTTCTTGCTCATATTTTGGAGGAACGTGGAACTCTCTGCCGGACCCTGGCAGCTGGACTTAAGTATACTATATATTGGACTCTACACCTGCTCTCAATATATATTTAGTTTTGTATATTCACTGTATTGTACCTATTAAGTTTAATGTAATATTATTAGGTAAGTGGTTAGCGTTACTTTTCTTTCCTTTTCTGCACGTTAGGCTGCGCTCCCAGTCAGCACTGGAGCCCgcgtgcccggcggggggggggggagggggcggcgcgtgcacaacgCTGCACTGCGTTCTTtgttccagagagagagagggagagtttgcgacgggagggggcatggccatgacctcacgtggcatgttcgccctcattggctgaaccgccagcggtggcgtggccacgcctctgtcGCAAGCTCTAAACTCAATTTCACTGAGTTTAAGAAACCTggcagtacggcgcggctgcaccttcagcgggaaggtgcgtactgggccctcccccattgaggggcggcgcttatacgcacagcgcacgcctcgaAGTCACTGGGACCTCAGCCTTATATCTTCCAGAATGCTTAGAGGTGTGAGTTTAACATACCAGCCCGGTCTGGCCAGCCCACCCTGAGCTGCCCCTATATAAAGTGTGGGGACAGTGAGAGGAGCCTTCTCTGGTTTCCTCAGCAATCCCTGTGACTCGTTTATTTTAATCCCGGCTACTCTGGTTTTTATCATTTAACTATATCCTCAAAATCCAGGAAATAGAATTCAGAGCTGTTACAGGAAACCAACACGTGCATTCATTGTATTTATTATCACACATCTAAATCACGCTTTATTATCACATCACGGGGCCGGTCTACATCGGCAAAACAAGAGAAACAACACCGTCGAAATTAGCATCCTCAgaacatttcatcacatttacaGTCAAACGTtgatttatttgtattattcccaaaaaaattgattttttttatttctatcagGTCGACATAATTCATGGAGATTCATGTGGATCTGTTCCTCCTCTTTATCTGTTTGATAATTGATGGCTTTATAATTACTGAAGAAACAGACGAAGAATGACAATGATTTAGCTGAAAGGAATTGACAGTCTCATGACTGAAAGACATTATACAAAGattgcaaatggaaatataaacaGCTAGTGTGTCACACTGCTACATTTAATACACCTGCAATTACTACCTTTTAGTACCTTTAGGACCAGGatgtggccaacttcagtcctcagaggccaccaactggtcaggttttcaggatatccctgcttcagcacagggtttTCTCCCAATTATTATTTCCCTGGGATGAGCTATTACTGCAGCAGTTTTTTCATGTGTGCCATTGTCAGCAGCCATTTTAACTTCCCTGTGAGATAATTTGTCAGCGAGTCACATCTGTAGAATTTAAGAAggaagttaaaaataaataaaaataaggggtggagggggagggacgtCGCTGCTGCAGACATGACATACAACATAGAATAAAAAAGTGCTCGATAGCGCTCTAAcaaaccccaaaaatatataaaataaccacttaataatgtgtAAATTCGTGAAATGTGATATAAACAATTGTAAATAATCGTGCCTAAAATAACAAAGTGCACTATATTGAATAAAGTGAATAAGAGACTGCAAACACACTACAGCCCTtggataaagactgttccacttgtCTTGCATCAACTGTTTCTCCAAAAAAGGCCAGGGGAGCGTGTCTCGTAGtcatataaaataaatgaaaacatcacATAGCACAGTAATGTTAAAATACAGTGATTGTGTGTGCgaggctcaaaaatgactactcgcATGAAGGTAGCAAAATCAAGCagccatccaacttaaggggtggatgcgccctgtgaatatgcagcagccaccagccaccaacctccaaggaagaaaaggaaaaagacCATATACAGTAGTGTAGACGGTATTATATTCTGACAATAGGTATGCAAATGAAGGCTTACACTGTATGATcaagatacagtagaggcaacgtttattctaacatttgccgtaaactagccgggttacattctgggtatgtgctgggtgtgtgctgggtgtgtgctgggtgtgtgctgggtgtgtgctgggtgtgtgctgggtatgtgctgggtatatgtgctgggtatgtgctgggtatgtgctgggtgtgtgctgggtatgtgctgggtatgtgctgggtgtgtgctgggtgtgtgctgggtgtgtgcgctgggtgtatgtgctgggtatgtgctgggtgtgtgctgggtgtgtgctgggtgtgtgctgggtgtgtgctgggtgtgtgctgggtatgtgctgggtgtgtgttgggtgtgtgctgggtgtgtgctgggtgtgtgctgggtatgtgctgggctagtttgaggcacgtttaaggcatttctgcattgactaacgacccataggattaacacagcagggatccctggaagtccaattcagtttgaatgggactgccagggacacccgctgttaatctgataggccattaatcaatgcagaaatgctggggctagtttaaggaaagtttaaggcatgtacccagcatgtacctgggtgtttcctgggttttttggggaattgccactggttttgttcgaataagagttgcctctactgtaggcaAAAAATGGATAGCGGGTAACAGGTAAACAGGGAGTCGCGATCTCCTGGGTTCCTCGCTGTCCTCCGCTTCACCGGAACACTGTATCCACGCCGGGgctcccgtcacgtcacttccggtgcgtcgAGAGAACCGTCGGGCCTGATGGTAGGAGTGGATTTGTATACCTATTGTCAGAATATAATACCGTCTACACGATATGgtctttttccttttcttccttggaggttggtggctggtggctgctgcatattcacagggcacatccaccccttaagttggatggctGCTTGATTTTGCTACCTTCATgcgagtagtcatttttgagcctcGCACACACAATCACTGTATTTTAACATTACTGTGCTATgtgatgttttcatttattttttatgactACGAGACACGCTCCCCTGGCCTTTTTTGGAGATGACATACACCATAGTCAGAGGAAAGGAAACACTTGTGAGTAGAGTATATTGCAGCTTTAAAAATGTTCCTTATGGCCCGTCACCGTTTTGTATCCGCGCGGTTACATACTGGCAGAAGCAGATCCCGCCTTTCAGGTGCCCGGGAGCTTCTGCGGCATCGAAGGTGAAATGATTCCTGGCCAAGCAGCAGGCGTAATCTGAGGAATATTTCACAATGGCTTTCTCCTGCATCGCTGTGGCCAATGCACTGCCACGGCCAAAGGCCACCTGGAAAGTCTGCATGCATTGGTGTAGCGAGACATAGACAAAGAACAGCTGGGCTCTGGAGGGCCAGCCGGCCAGAACAGAAGTCTTCATCAGGAGAAGGTTAGCCTGGCCAGTCTTTGGGACCATCTCTCGTGTAATCACCTTGGCCCTGTTCCTTTTCCAACATAAAACTTTGATAAATAAAATGGGCATCAGGATCAGGCCGATCATGGCAATGGGTGAAAATATGAGCATTTGAGGAGCAAGAAAACTATTGTACGGATAAAAAACGGTCAAAACCATGTAAAACATTAAGGTCGCTAAAGCCAGCAGACCAAGGATAATACAAAGTAACACCTGACAGGTTATAAAACGCAGAAAAGAACTAGAACGGGGCATATCATTGATTATCCCAATGGCTTCCTTATAGAGTTCAGGGTCATTCACAATTGGTCTGAGTGAGTCAGGGACAGAAGAATTAGAAAAGATGCCCGGCTGCCAAGCTTCACCTCCTTCGTTGACCGCAGGCAAGGTATGAATTGTCTTCCCATTGTACAAGAGAGACGGCTGGTAATGGACTAAGGTAGAATGGGTCATTTGGCCATTTTTGGATAAAAGGACCTGGGCCAGTTTCTCAAAGAACTGGGCATCTATGGCCTCCAGGTAAGTCAGGTGACTCAGATGAAGAGGCACTGGACACGGCTTCAGCATGATGGGGACAATAGCTTTGTGTCCCATGCAGTTCCGGAACATGGACAGGTTGGCCTCAAAGAGGCACCAGCGGCTGCGTACAAAATCAGGACTAAGCACCATCAAGGTCTTTTGGCTGCTCTGGATGCACTCGACCATATTGTCTATGATGGTCTTCCCTGGAAGAAAGTCCCTCTCATGATAGCAGATCCTCAGGCTGGGGAAGGTCTCCTCCAGTTTGTGGATAAGACCATAGACCCAGATGGAGTCTCCGCTACTATAGCTGATGAATACGTGGTACTTGTCACTCTTGGACAGCATAGGGACAGAGAGATTCAGAGGATTGTCTGGACTCCCCATGGCTTCCATGCTGCCAGCTTCTAAATCCTCACTCACGAGGGAAATCAGCCCAGAGTTTGCCCTCATTTCCAATTCGATCAGTGATGTTCTGCTCTTTTCTCTTCTGACAAGATCTGTAAAAATGCTGCGATGGAAGAGGAGAGGTAAGATGTGAGCTATCAGTAATAtacactgtgacatagtccaaagatgttaggcagctttctgccccgttttagagcagaaagtgcaggaatagttaaaaatgatccgttccacagcttcccattaactcaggcagctggatggaaaatccagaccacagattacaatggctctagttctccctcacctgctcttctaatcacatgcacaggtacttagagcagagaggttttgcatttcactctctctccttggagcctgggggctgggggtgtcgctactctcctgcatccagtatcgaggttgacggcctctccaagtatcacagtaccagaggatttgcctggacacgggaccgagttcccaccacgaacagataagaccaaacaaatgtttactgctgttgctaaagactgtgctgtatctaagtgaccctaaatgagagggcattgttttaagctgggggaccagcttagttggccagcagctgttagagagactgattctgatgtgtagttagatccctgaaagggataggattttgtttatatcatttggtttctttttacttgaaataacagtgtgggaaatactgtaacactgaaatgagtgaactgctgaatgaaagtatctgagtacctctaaccttcacatgttaaagctgcagtaccttacttggatgaaaataaagcaggcagaagcctgagttaagcagcttaatactttgcatgatcctgtttttgtgttaaataaccctagaagactgtgtcgggaagaacccagacaggcgtcagcactacaaaagaggggcgtttgtcacatatggtggagaatgcgggcagacactaaaaagtctgtgggtttgcaaataaatgcggggctttaaaatggccgcccagctgaactaaagtacagatgctatgagtgaagtctgtcccactgtgtatatcagttgtgcttctagcatacacagagaatgtgcgaagtgtggatgcaatagcaccctgaacccaaacagaaaaccaaaatgttttgctgaagaaaaaaaaattaaattttttttgcatctagcaagtgctgttagtaaagctaatgcctttttttctgaagtgagtgaatttgcagctagcaagtgctgtatgtaagttgctgaagtgagtgaaattgcagctagcaaagtgtctctgccgggtttataaaatggccgacgtggaatgtttgttttgcaatgcacgtaatcttgaaaaacagtgtcccttcaggccatacgatgatgatgacgacgactcgtatgtggccccgggaggagagccgtacccacagatgaatttagtatgctgggcctgtcgtgaagtaggtcacatggaagatgtgtgtcccaaaattttcaaagacaaacagctgcaaaagcaagcaacgccctgtgagtgcaagcaagatgtggaagctgataccagtgagcgtgtgcccagtaccactgatatctctggagctaataaagcaaaaagaaagaagaaaaagaaaactgttcctcaagtcacaggggaagtaaccgagccacttgaacctgtgcTGTCagcacatgcgtcagaaaggcgccgagatgtgctgcaaaccggagtgaccggcagaattgtcacgggaacagtggcaaaggaaaaggaggaacaaatggaagctgaatccttgaaccaggataaagaggctttggtttctgcactccaagctgcccgccataattatgaagtcctgtggcaggatttggtgaaggagcgagaatggagcaagaaggagcgagaatgttggatgaaagagcgagaatcgaacgccgaattacagaggtgtatacttccagctttacaggagtacgaggctttgaagaaaacagagtctctcttacggagtgagctggaagaggtgacgactagcctggaaaaggccaacaccgttattgctatcctaaaacagaaatacgggaagtctctacaagaggttcacgcgctcagcacagaggtgcaaaactcacgcctggagggccacggtctgaacacagagctgggaatgttgaagcaaacccatgagattgccctgagtgagttagagactgtaaagcaagaaaatgagactctgaaattggaaaattcagatttgactgaccaagcagaaaaagtaaagaaacagttgactcaggaaaagttagaagtgcaggaagcactacagaatgcattgatgcacactcagagccagcaccaggaagaaatggacgctctgagaacagaattgcgtcATGTATgtacaaaacag
It encodes:
- the LOC142501040 gene encoding uncharacterized protein LOC142501040 isoform X1 encodes the protein MKLQTEEPTHTRRQVPGNRLRASHIFTDLVRREKSRTSLIELEMRANSGLISLVSEDLEAGSMEAMGSPDNPLNLSVPMLSKSDKYHVFISYSSGDSIWVYGLIHKLEETFPSLRICYHERDFLPGKTIIDNMVECIQSSQKTLMVLSPDFVRSRWCLFEANLSMFRNCMGHKAIVPIMLKPCPVPLHLSHLTYLEAIDAQFFEKLAQVLLSKNGQMTHSTLVHYQPSLLYNGKTIHTLPAVNEGGEAWQPGIFSNSSVPDSLRPIVNDPELYKEAIGIINDMPRSSSFLRFITCQVLLCIILGLLALATLMFYMVLTVFYPYNSFLAPQMLIFSPIAMIGLILMPILFIKVLCWKRNRAKVITREMVPKTGQANLLLMKTSVLAGWPSRAQLFFVYVSLHQCMQTFQVAFGRGSALATAMQEKAIVKYSSDYACCLARNHFTFDAAEAPGHLKGGICFCQCDSLTNYLTGKLKWLLTMAHMKKLLQ